The sequence below is a genomic window from Bos javanicus breed banteng chromosome 21, ARS-OSU_banteng_1.0, whole genome shotgun sequence.
CGTCTTCTCATCGCGTCTGTGCGGGCCCGGGGCACCAACATGCAAGACCAGCGGGAGCTGGGGGGCGCAGCTGGCCAGGGGCTCCCTCTCTGCGCCTTTCTGAGTGACCTCCCAGAGCAAGGAGGCGGGGTTTCCCTCCGCCAGGTTTCTAAAGACAGCGGTGCCCCTGGGAGGCAGAGTGGTGACGCTGTGGAGTGGGCGAGGCTCCGCTGCGCCCTTCCCCCGCCGGACGGGGAAGCCAGGACCTCTGGGGGCAGCTGCGAGGGCTTGTCTACCAGCACCGCCCGGGGTCCAGACCCAGGGGAACACAGCGGCGCCTGGGGGGAGTTTGAAGTCTTTCAAGAATCCTCAGCCAGCTCTGAACAATTCTGTCAGTCTTTTGAGCTCCAGGAGAGGCCCGCAGCCTCTCAGCCATGGAGAACCGCTTCTGCCCAAAAGGAGCAGGGTTCTAGCCAGCCTCACCAGGGTGGAGTGACAGGAACCGGCGCCATCGCCGCTTCTGAGGTATTTCTAAAGTCTTGGCCATGTTGCACAGGAAGTGTCTCCTACCCTGTGGTGGGCTGGTCAGGGAGGGGTCCGCTTGTCTCTGGGCCTTCATCCTGGCCCCTCCTGCTCTCTGTCCCCTCCACCTTCCCGTCTGCCCACTCTCTATCAGCTGGGCTATGTTTTCCTGGGCCCAGTTCTGGGCATGTGGGGGAAGAGCATTTTGTTTGAGTCCGTAATCTCCTTACTTAGAAAACCTTGCCAGATCACATGTCAGTGTGTGTTAGTGATGGGGCGCTGGAGGCGGCCTGGACAGCCCAGCACGCGCCCCTCGTCCCTCCCGTCCTGCCCTGACCACCAGCGTTTCCCTTCACTGTGACTGCCTCtcaccctcctctctctctgccttctcgTCCCTCGTGGTCTGCCCCTAACACCAAAAGCGAaacagagaagggaggagaggaaaaggtCCGCTGGTTCTAGGGTGGACCATTTGCTTTCTAAGCCCGGCAGTGTTTCCCTGGACCTCTGATGAGATCAACTCCACATTCAGTTAGCTCTGCTCCAACGCTTGTTTTGAAGACAGGACTGTCTTCCAATGCAGTTACTGTATTGGGGAACAATTTGAGCGTAATGTGAATTTTGCCGGAAACACAGGGTAAATGCAGAAAACCACACGTGCTGAACCGAGGCCCACGTgaatacacaccacacacatgccCACCTCTCCCAGCCACCTCGGTCTGCCACACCCATCCCCCGCCCCTGGGGgctcccccacccaacccccctgacctcagacaacTCACCTTCCAGGACTTCACACTTGTCACAACCCACAAACCTCTCTTCCGGGAAGTGCCATTTTTACTGCAGTTGGGACGGATTTCTCAACCAATTCACACGTGTGGAACAGCACTCACATTTCCACTGGGTGCCTGTCTTCTTCCCATGTGTCACTGATGAAGTTTATGACTGTTGTGCCGTGATCACACTCTCCCACACACCCCAGTCTCCGCAGCACGACTCAGTGCAGCGACTTTTAGGAACAAACACGTCATGTTTCAGTAGCGGCAACGATACATGATCATTTACAAATTTCACTTGTGCCACAATTATATATTTAGAATGAGGTGACATGTGTATATGTCTCCTAACTTtgttgtgtttttcttctttttcagcttGTTGTTAGCTGTGAGGATGTTTTCAGGTCTGCTTTTCAAGAAGTACCAGTCCCACAGGCCACCGAGGGTATCTCCACCTTAGACCACTTCTTAGAAGCAAGGAATGAAGAAAGCTCTGGCCTTGAATCCGTGCAGAAACTGTGGTAATGAACTTAAACCGGCGCTCGCGTGTCGTCCGGCAGCTGAGCTGGTGGTCCTGGGGTCGTCGGGTCTTCTGCTTCTGCCTCTGTGGAGAGCACTGACCCTCCCGAGTTCCTGCCGCCTGAGGTCACAGGGTCGCAGGGCGGCCTCCTCTAAAGAGCCCTGTCCAGCCCCGCCTCAGGGCCCCTCCAGCCAGTCCGGAGCAGAGTGGGTCTGGGTGGGAGCGCTGCGGGTTCCGGAGGGCCCAGCGGGTCAGTGTGGCGGGCTCAGGGGTTCCTGGGGGACGGGAGCAAGTGATCCCCCAGGTCCTAGAGAGGTGCTCAGTCCACCGCAGGGCTGCCACCCCCAGGGGTTCCTGGGGGACGGGAGCAAGTGACCCCCCAGGTCCTAGAGAGGTGCTCAGTCCACCGCAGGGCTGCCACCCCCAGGGGTTCCTGGGGGATGGGAGCAAGTGACCCCCCAGGTCCTAGAGAGGTGCTCAGTCCACCGCAGGGCTGCCACCCCCAGGGGTTCCTGGGGGACGGGAGCAAGTGACCCCCCAGGTCCTAGAGAGGTGCTCAGTCCACCGCAGGGCTGCCACCCCCAGGGGTTCCTGGGGGACGGGAGCAAGTGACCCCCCAGATCCTAGAGAGGTGCTCAGTCCACCACAGGGCTGCCACCCCCAGGGCCAAGTCCCTGGGAACACAGGTCACAGAGGCACTTGTCTGCCGACGGCCATTTCGTCAGACGGCTGTAGTGGAAACCCATACTAGCTCAAGTGAACGGTGAGGTGGGCCCAGGCCCCAGAGGGCAGTAGAGGTGTCTGGGAGCCGGCTCCTCTGGGACCTAAGCCCGCCTCACAGGCTGGCACTGCAGACAGGGTGGCGGGCAGGCCCTCCTGGGCCCTGGCAGAGGTCTGAGCCAGCCTGCGCCGGGCACTCTCCCCCACCAGCAGAGGTCCCGGGGACGAGGGCTGAAGTGCGCCCAGGGCACACTTCAGCACTGGGCATGTCTGTCACCCTGGAGCTGTTTGGGGACCAGCCACACCCTCGCTCCCGGAGGCCCTAGCTCCCAGAGGCCCTCGCTTCTGGAGGCCGGGCCAGTCCACCAGGTGGGGCTCCAGCACACACTCTGGCATCTGCTTCTCAGTCTGTGGGCATCTCTCTGGCACCTGGCATGGTTCCAGGCACCTGAGATCGTCAGGGAGCAAGACGGCAGAGTATATCTAGCACCCTGGAGCTTCTGCCCTAGGAGGAGACAGACGGTGGTGAAATCAGTCATTCAGGCCAGGGCTGAGCTCTGTGGAGACAAAGCCGGCAGGAGGGAGCGGTGTTGGACGAGTAGACGCTTGAgcaaatgaacaaagaaacagCAGCCGGGGCTATGCTTTCAGAAGGCTGGAGGGCCAGATGCCTCTGTGCCTCCCTGCCGAAGGCCTTGCAGGCTGCCCTGTAATTAAGGCAGCTCTTTTGCAGTTCTGAATCTAGAAAACTCTGGAGGGCTCTTCACAACACCGGGACCATGACGATCTCCCGATGCATCTGGAGCGAGTCCCGCAGCCGGGAAAACTTCCTTCCTGTTCTCGGAGTAGATGCCGCTCAGAAGGTGGGCTGACCTGGGTAGAGAGGGGCTCCCGGAGGCCGGCAGCACCACACGTCTTTGCCAGCCATGCTATGCAGCGCACCACAGGGCCcgtgtggggctggggagggggtgggcgcACCGGCGGCTGGGCACAGCCTCCTCGGGCCGCCTGGCCAGTGTGGCTCCTTGGGAGGAGCCTGCGGGGCTTGGGGGCGGGGGACCGCTGGGCCGGGGTTCACAAAGGGCGGACCCCCACAGAGCCCAGATCGAAGCCACGTTGCCATTTTACAGGGAGATGTGCCCGAGGCCCAGGTGGAAAGGGAAGCCGGGAGGAGAAGACCCTCTAACCTTCTGTCCCTCTGGCTGACTCTGGTTTGCTTTCTCAGAGCCTCTCGGGGAGCCCTGGCCGCACTCTGGGGGAGCCCGGCCTCCATGAGCCCGAAGAGCTTGGCTTCCACCTGCAGCGCTGCAGAGCCCTGATCCAGACCAAGGTGAGCGTGAGTCACTTCACTGCTTCACCTGTGGCTCTGAGAGTCCGGGGGCGCTGCGGGGTCAGGGCGGCAGGTCCTCCCCACAGCACGGTGGGGCCCAGGCGGAAGAAGGGGCTCCATCCCGCAGCCCCTCGCACAGAAAAGCCTATCCAGGAACGGGGTTTCTGCCCACCAGCCTTGGAGCAGGCGTTGGGGCAGGGGATGCCCTGACCAGCCAGCTGATCTCCTCCAGAGCCCTGAGCTCCACCCGGAAGGGCCTGtccaccccccgacccccaccgCGTGCTGGGCATCCCACCCCCAAGGACAAGGCCTGACACATAGTGGGTGAGAGGGGGTCATGTGGGGAGGGGCCTGAgtggagctggggaggagggcatggagtgAGCCCACAGGCAGAGCAGGGCGGGGCAGTCCAGCCCGTGGGCCAGCCCTCTGCTCTGCAGAACCATCACAGGGCAGGAGGTGGAACCTTCCAGAGGCACGTGGCTGGGCTGTCTTAGAGCAGCAAGACCTAAGTGTCCCCAGCAGCCCCTCTCCTGTGGCAGCCCCAATGGGGATCGGAGCACAGCGGTGGCCTGACAGGAATGTCCAGAGGCCGCGGCTGGGCAGGAGGAAGACCAGGAGGCCAACCTGGCCAGGCCAGAGCTGCCCTCGGGCGCCGTCCCGGCCCGTCCCCTCGGGGAGAGGCTGTGGCTTCGTCCAGAGCTCCTTCGTGTTGACAGTGCGTGGGAGAGCCACAAGACGAGCTGGCCAGGCGCCAGCGGCCGGGGTGTCCCGGGGGGCACGCGTGCTCGCCCTGACTGGTGCCTCCTCTCTTGGCAGCTCTCGGGGACGCCGACtggtggacagggcagcctgatcACCTACAGCCTCTTCCTGAAGACCCCCACACATGGACATGGGCGGCACATCACAACTCCAAGGGAAAAGACGATTCTCGGTCCTCGTGACCTAAAACTGACGTTGTTTAATAGTGACATTTACTAAAGTGGGAGGGCTTTTGTGTCTTGATGCGGGATTCTACCATTTCCTCCCAGTCTGCTTTGGTACTGGAAACCAGAACTGTTTTGTGGAGGCGGTCCACATCAGGGCGGACACTCTGATGAGGAGGTGCGTCCCTCAGCAGGGCCAGCCGCCAGGAAGAGTGCGCCCGGGTCCCCAGGAGCACCGCCCCCAGCCTGGTGGGGGAAAAAGAAGGTGGCTCTGGGGGCACCTGTGAGACCCCAGGCCCTGTGCCTGAACCACGCTGCCCGGGACCCCAGGCTGGCCTGGCACGCGGCTGGGACTGTCACTGGGAGCAGCCGTCAGGGCCCTCGGAAGGTCCTGCACTGGCCCCCGGCCCGGGTGTCCACGCGGCTGGGCgcgcggcgggggtgggggtgccaCTTACCCGGACCAAGCGTGCTCCCTGCAGCAGCCACACCTGCCTGCCAGTGGGCGGGCGGCCTGTCATCAGCTAAGGAAGAGATCCCTCCGACGAAAGAGCCCAGCAGGCGGCACTGacctttgtaaaattttattaaatcaaaCAGCCCGGACAAGCTGTGTTCTTGCTAAATCGCCAGCTCTGTGAGGACCCATGCTGGACCCTGAGCGGCAGCCCTGCCTGCCCTTGGGGAGCAAAGGCCAGTGGGGCCCACAGGCACAGGGACCCCCGCGTCGGTGTTCCCCCACGGTCACTCTCGAGGCGGGGAGACCATAGCTGGGACGGCCTCAGACGCCAGCTCCATGGACGTGGGTGTCAGACCCCAACAGAGGCCCCGCGGGGACACGGTGACCAGCAGCTGTCACTTGTCACATATCACACGGGAGATGGGGGGGGTCACCCGCACCCCAGCGCCCTCAGCCACTCCACAGACCATCTGCCTTATTTAGGGGTGACTGATTCAGTGTGTTTGAGAAATCTGCCTCTCCTTTCTAGCCGGAAGGTGGGAATCTGGAAACAGCTTTCTGCCATGCTGCTTCCATCACAGGGAGGGGACTGTCTCCGTGGGGTCTCCCAGGGCCCCGCCAGCAGAGATGGCCTGGGCTGTACCATCTCATCCCGACCTTCGGTTAAAGACTTGACGACCTAACATGTGCCGCCATCCTGCGCCCCCCCTCTAATCTTGGTGTCCGTGGCCTGGGCTCCCAGATACGGAGGCTGGGTCCCGCTGGTGAGAGCACAGATCCTGGTCACTAGACGGCGGTCAGTAAGGAGGGGCCCAGCCCCCGGCTCTACAGGAGAGAGTTCCCACGAAGATGGAAGCAGTGCAGCACCTACTGAGAGGCCAGAATGCCGGACGTGCACAGGCAGGCGCAGGCAGCTCAGAGGGACGGCCCCTGGGTCGCCCTGCGGCAGCTCGTCACTCCTGCGGGCGTTTCTTCCTTCGGCCAGTCACCTTGGCGTGCCTGGCTCCCAGCCCACTTCCCCTGTATCTCGGGATCCTCCCGTGTGCGCGCACACATCTCAGCCAAGGTGGATTTTACCGAAAGGGCGTCTGGGTAGAACATCCTTGACCTGACTCCCCTTtggcctccaaggagccttttctGCCCATGGTTGGGGAGGTCTCCTGGACGAGAGCATAAGCAGCATGTGGTCGGGGTGGGGCCCCGCCTCCTCTTGGTGTTCCCACCCGCAGGGCATATGTCCGATCACTTCATCCTAAGGGgcccatctgcctcctgcctcccacccagaCTGAAACTCAGATACTGCCGCGTTCCCGTTCCAACAGCggccctccctgccccactgGCCCAGGGTCCAGCCAGGGCTCGGGCAGCTCCTCACCGGTGTCCCGACTCTGaactttcccccacccccaccccgctctGCTCCTTCACCAGAGCCTGGGCCCCCCTCACTCGCCGTCTAATCGGACGTCCAGTCCGGCCCTGATTCTGCACCCTCATGTCCGCCGCGTGAGGAGGGGGCTTCCTGAGCTGGGAGAGACTGGCAGGCTCACGGGGAAGTGCCGCCTGGCCACCCAACTCGGAGGTCAGGGTGTGGGCGGCCAGCACCCTCACCTGGCCCAGAACAAGCCCAACCAGCTACCAAACCAGGGCTTAAATAAAGCCgctataaagactttaaaaacgaaAGGGGAAGTGTCactcactcagtcgcgtctgactctttgtgaccccatggactgtatgtagcccaccagactcctccgtccatggaattttccaggcaagaatactggatcgggttgccatttctttccccaaatttgaaaatagaaataaaaagggtTGAGGTTATAAAGAATACCTAGGCAGCGGAAGAGGCCCACAGCCACTCTCGTCACCCCAGCGGCAAGTGAAGGGACTTCCAGCTCCACGCGGGACCAGTGAGCCCAGGGCCAAGCAGCCCCAGTGGGGGCAGGCCTGGACGCCGCCTCCAGCCCAGGCGGGAAGACTGTAAAATTGAGAAGACTGCTCTGACCAGCACTCTGGGGTTTCTGCCAAGTCTCCATCAGCCTCACGGAGCTGGGTTCGCACACAGCCCTGCAGAGACCTCGGCTGGCGTGTGAGGAGCCTGGCTTCCTTGATGCTGGAGACAGTGTGCAGTGcgcagtgaccccacagacagaggccgAGAGCTGCCCGAGGACCCAGCGCTGGAGTCTGCCAGCCTGGGGGCCAGCCACGTTGTggggcagcagcagccaggatGCAACGCGAGAACGTTTATTCCAAAACCAGATGACAATGAAACACAGCATCAAAAGCTGCGGGAGGCAAGGAAATCAGCACTCGCTGTGAAATTCACACACAAGAAAAGGGAAGGAGCTGAGACTAATCACTGCCTGACACGCCTCAACGCTTCACCCTGCGTTCCCTGTGAAGTTCTGAGTCACCTTCTCATGTGATGACAGTCTCGTACCACTTACTGTCCTTAAAGAGGACAGTGTGTGCTTACAATGGACGGTTCAGAAGCTTCTTTCAACGTTAGACTAGCCATTGGTCAAGACGTGTGAACCACCCTCAGGGCTGGGCCCCTCCAGAATCTCCCCTCCACAGCTGGCCACCGCATCCGCACTCCATCCACAGAACCCCACTGCCCCTCGCCTGTACTCCCTGGACCTTGGGCACCTGGGCAAAAGCAGGTGAATTCCACGTCCTTCCTGTCGAGGAGCTGGCGGAGCTCAGCTGTGATCAGATGCAGCTGCAAACACGCACTGGAAACCTCTCCCTGAAAacccagtttccttatctggagCCCAGAGCCAGCCTGGCCTGGGGGGAGTGGGTCCCGAGGTGGTGGGGTGAAGGCAGAAGCCTTAGGACTGC
It includes:
- the CLBA1 gene encoding uncharacterized protein CLBA1, which translates into the protein MAQAGPALPWGRLVTTLRIRALHGTLGFGLGITQLDTPVAAGPQSEGQQRAACLGGLLGRKVTAPTQAGPAPPPKRLGRHRGLSLELPRPARRRRADAGSGTGARRCRATGRRRPRDTRHSCCAGWRRRLGSRATVDSHQAICTPEEAVGSCWAVGEQLVVSCEDVFRSAFQEVPVPQATEGISTLDHFLEARNEESSGLESVQKLCSESRKLWRALHNTGTMTISRCIWSESRSRENFLPVLGVDAAQKSLSGSPGRTLGEPGLHEPEELGFHLQRCRALIQTKLSGTPTGGQGSLITYSLFLKTPTHGHGRHITTPREKTILGPRDLKLTLFNSDIY